The genomic DNA GGCATGGCGCCGGGATTGAGGCGCATTCTCTGGCGGCGTGGGGAACCTGCTCCGCCGCTGCTCCAGCAAATTGGCGACTTCCGTTCTGCAATCAAAGAGGTGATAAACTGTGAATTCAAAGAACTGGCAACGGTTTACGCAGCGGGCACGTCGCGTTCTCGGCCTGGCGCAGGAAGAAGCTGTGCGCCTGAATCATAGCTACATTGGGAGTGAACACATTCTCATTGGCCTTCTGCGCGAAGAGGGTGGTGTGGCTGGGCGTGTTTTGCGTGAATTGGGATTGGAAACGGGGCGTGTGCAGTCCATGGTGGAACGCCTGACCGGCACGGGCAAACGTTCGCCCTTTAATACGCCGGAACTGGCCCCGACAACGAAGCGGGTGTTGGAGCTTGCTGTCGAAGAAGCCCGTCGTATGGGACAACATTACATTAGCACGGAGCACCTGCTATTGGGCATCGCCCGCCAGAATGATGGGTTGGCGATGGATGTGTTGCGCAAGTTTGGCGTGAACGCGGAGCAGGTGCGGCGTGAGACGCATCGGATGCTGAAGGAAAGTCCCGTTCCGACTTCCGAGCGTGGTAGTGGGAGTACGCGCGGCACCAAGAAGGAAAAAAGCAAAACGCCCATGGTGGACCAACTGGCGACGGATTTGACGGCGCTGGCTGAAGAAGGAAAACTGGACCCCGTGATTGGTCGCCAGGTGGAGATCGAACGCTTGATCCAGATTTTGGCGCGACGGACGAAGAATAATCCGGCTTTGATTGGCGAGCCGGGCGTGGGCAAGACAGCCATTGTGGAAGGTCTGGCGCAGCGTATCATTGATGGGCAGGTCCCCGAGATTTTGTATGATAAGCGCGTGCTGCAACTGGATGTTGGTAGTCTGGTGGCGGGAACGATGTATCGGGGGCAGTTTGAAGAAAGATTGAAGCGGGTGATTGAGGAGCTAAAGTCCAGCGATGCAATCCTGTTTATTGATGAGGTGCATATGCTGGTGGGGGCGGGTTCTGCCGGCAGTTCCGTAGACGCCGCCAATATCCTCAAACCTTCCCTTGCTCGTGGCGAACTGCAATGTGTCGGCGCAACCACTCTGGAAGAATACCGCAAATACATTGAGAGCGATCAGGCTCTTGAGCGTCGCTTCCAGCCGGTCTACGTAGACGAACCTTCCCCGGAAGAAGCGGTGCAAATTCTGCATGGAATCAAACCCATGTATGAACGACATCACAACCTGCTTATTACAAACGAAGCTATTGATGCGGCCGTACAGCTTTCCACCCGGTACGTCACGGAGCGGTTCTTGCCGGACAAGGCCATTGACCTGATAGACGAAAGCGCTTCTCGCGTGCGCATGTATCGCGCCCCACAACGTACCCAGGTGCGCGACACGTTCCGCGACTTGCGGGAAATTCAGGAGCGGTATTCGGCGGCACTGGAAGAGGGGCGGGATGAAGATGCCGCCGACCTGCGCCAGCAAAAAGACGACCTGCAAATGCAGTTGGACAGCGTGCGTGCAGGACACAGCGGTGGTGCGACCGCATTGGCCGTGACGGCGGAAGACGTGGCCGAAGTTCTGGCCATGTGGACGGGTATCCCCGTCGTGCAGTTCACGGAAGAAGAATCGGCTCGTCTTCTGCACATGGAAGAAGACATGAAGCGGCACATTGTCGGGCAGGAGGAGGCGATTGTCTCTCTGGCGAAAGCGATCCGCCGTGCTCGCGTGGGTCTACAAAACCCCCGCCGCCCTATTGGCTCCTTCATTTTCCTCGGCCCCACCGGCGTGGGGAAGACGGAGTTGACCAAAGTGTTGGCGCGTTTCCTGTTTGGCAGCGAAGACGCGCTGGTGCAGTTGGATATGTCCGAATTCATGGAGCGGCATACGGTCTCTCGCCTTGTTGGTTCCCCTCCGGGTTACGTTGGGTATGAGGATGCCGGCCAATTGACGGAAGCTATTCGCCGTCGTCCCTACTCCATCGTCGTTTTCGATGAGATTGAGAAGGCTCACCCGGAAGTGTTCAATATCCTGCTGCAAATCATGGAAGAAGGACACCTTTCCGACGCCAAGGGACAGAAAGTAAATTTCCGCAACGCCATCATCATCATGACGTCCAACATCGGTGCAGAGACGATCAAACGAGGCGGTCGCCTGGGATTCAGCTATCAACGAGACGAGGCCGCGGAGGCAGCGGATGCCTATGAAAAGATGCGCGAGAAGTTGATGGAGCAGTTGAAGCGGGAATTCCGCCCGGAGTTCATCAACCGCGTCGATAACATTATCGTTTTCCGCCAGTTGTCGCAGCAGGACATCGTGCAGATCGTGGACATCGTCGTGCAGGAAGTGAATGACCGGCTCGCCGAACACGAATTAACGGTGGAGACGACGGAAGCGGCCAGATTGTGGCTGGGCGAGAAGGGGTACGATCCTGAATTTGGGGCGCGCCCGCTGCGCCGTCTGGTACAGCGGGAAGTGGAAGACCGCCTTTCCGATGCGGTACTGTCCGGCGTCTTCAAAGAAGGGGACACCATCCTGGTGGACGTCCAGAACGGGCAGGTTGTTCTGGTCGCCAAGAGCAGCGCCGAACCGATGACGATCGAAGAGGCCCTGCCCACACTGTCGTGATTGGACCCTCTAGCAAGTGAAATGAAGAAGCCCCTGGTATCACACCAGGGGCTTTTTGATTTTGTGGGACTTGCGCAGGCTGGAGCCGTTTCCAGGGCTGCTCCAATCTGGAAAGGGTGTGACGCCTGTTTGGTATTGGCGGATTCGGTGTGGTTTTGTCATTCCGAGCGCGTAAGGAAGCCCCCCACCTCTGGGATACTTC from Ardenticatenales bacterium includes the following:
- a CDS encoding ATP-dependent Clp protease ATP-binding subunit, which codes for MNSKNWQRFTQRARRVLGLAQEEAVRLNHSYIGSEHILIGLLREEGGVAGRVLRELGLETGRVQSMVERLTGTGKRSPFNTPELAPTTKRVLELAVEEARRMGQHYISTEHLLLGIARQNDGLAMDVLRKFGVNAEQVRRETHRMLKESPVPTSERGSGSTRGTKKEKSKTPMVDQLATDLTALAEEGKLDPVIGRQVEIERLIQILARRTKNNPALIGEPGVGKTAIVEGLAQRIIDGQVPEILYDKRVLQLDVGSLVAGTMYRGQFEERLKRVIEELKSSDAILFIDEVHMLVGAGSAGSSVDAANILKPSLARGELQCVGATTLEEYRKYIESDQALERRFQPVYVDEPSPEEAVQILHGIKPMYERHHNLLITNEAIDAAVQLSTRYVTERFLPDKAIDLIDESASRVRMYRAPQRTQVRDTFRDLREIQERYSAALEEGRDEDAADLRQQKDDLQMQLDSVRAGHSGGATALAVTAEDVAEVLAMWTGIPVVQFTEEESARLLHMEEDMKRHIVGQEEAIVSLAKAIRRARVGLQNPRRPIGSFIFLGPTGVGKTELTKVLARFLFGSEDALVQLDMSEFMERHTVSRLVGSPPGYVGYEDAGQLTEAIRRRPYSIVVFDEIEKAHPEVFNILLQIMEEGHLSDAKGQKVNFRNAIIIMTSNIGAETIKRGGRLGFSYQRDEAAEAADAYEKMREKLMEQLKREFRPEFINRVDNIIVFRQLSQQDIVQIVDIVVQEVNDRLAEHELTVETTEAARLWLGEKGYDPEFGARPLRRLVQREVEDRLSDAVLSGVFKEGDTILVDVQNGQVVLVAKSSAEPMTIEEALPTLS